The following are from one region of the Bradyrhizobium septentrionale genome:
- a CDS encoding ion transporter, with amino-acid sequence MRHLYCGRSANSRLFLYALLVFDLVSLLFIIGTSFLPRSELVRGLDVTFGIAFLIELILRMAGSRRVSRELLSITTWTDVAAIVSLLAATASEAAGFLRVLRTFRLLRTYRVVQFLREDSVFFRRNEELLIAIINLSVFVFIMTGVVYETQRGVNPGIKNYADALYFTITALTTTGFGDITLPGTPGRMITVVIMIFGVTLFLNLAKVLFSPSKVRFSCPSCGLLRHDIDAVHCKACGTVLNIPDEGAV; translated from the coding sequence ATGCGCCATTTGTATTGTGGACGCAGCGCCAATTCGCGTCTCTTTCTCTATGCGCTCCTGGTCTTTGATCTGGTCTCACTTCTGTTCATCATCGGCACATCGTTCCTGCCGCGCAGCGAATTGGTGCGGGGCCTCGATGTTACTTTTGGTATCGCCTTTCTGATCGAGTTGATTTTGCGCATGGCAGGAAGTCGTCGGGTGAGCCGCGAACTGCTCAGCATCACGACCTGGACCGACGTCGCTGCGATTGTATCCTTGCTGGCGGCAACAGCGAGCGAAGCCGCCGGCTTCTTGCGCGTACTCCGCACGTTTCGGCTGTTGCGAACGTACCGGGTGGTGCAATTCCTCCGTGAAGACAGCGTCTTCTTTCGTCGCAACGAAGAGCTGTTGATCGCAATCATCAATTTGTCCGTCTTCGTTTTCATCATGACGGGCGTGGTTTACGAAACGCAACGAGGCGTGAACCCCGGCATCAAGAACTACGCAGACGCACTTTATTTCACGATTACTGCGCTCACGACCACGGGCTTTGGCGATATCACTTTGCCGGGAACGCCGGGTCGCATGATTACGGTCGTGATCATGATCTTCGGCGTCACGCTCTTCCTGAATCTGGCAAAGGTATTGTTCAGCCCAAGCAAGGTGCGGTTCAGCTGCCCTTCCTGTGGTCTTCTTCGTCACGATATCGATGCCGTCCACTGCAAGGCGTGCGGCACCGTGCTGAATATTCCTGACGAGGGCGCCGTTTAG
- a CDS encoding sensor histidine kinase, giving the protein MAKWIDEFRAGWRGDSQPSTLLAGTFAVLCLVLATAARFGLAQIRPDVFFTPYFPAVFFATALGGFRIGIATALASGLLGVVLNFSGTTADPARFALLMIFWVVCGIAIWGVEHYRSLVAQQREVSKRLIEEEQYRKIVVDELQHRLKNKSSTIHAVLHQALQDRPEVWQRIDHRIRALSATDDLIARVDGYGCDIKDLLRSELGPYGHVRFNLNGEQLFLPAKLAVSLALIFHELATNAGKYGAFSSPRGFLQVSWSVDDGRLNVIWDETEGPVVEAIGEAGFGTKLLKSALRPFDGKTEISYLKTGVHCTMQCKLPNC; this is encoded by the coding sequence ATGGCGAAGTGGATTGACGAATTCAGGGCGGGTTGGCGGGGCGATTCCCAGCCGTCGACGCTGCTTGCGGGCACCTTCGCGGTGCTTTGTCTCGTTTTGGCCACGGCCGCGCGCTTCGGGCTCGCCCAGATCAGGCCGGACGTGTTCTTCACGCCCTATTTCCCGGCGGTGTTCTTTGCGACCGCCCTGGGCGGTTTCCGGATCGGGATTGCAACCGCGTTGGCCAGCGGCCTGCTCGGCGTTGTCCTCAATTTCAGCGGCACGACCGCCGATCCGGCCCGCTTTGCGCTGCTGATGATTTTCTGGGTGGTGTGCGGCATCGCGATCTGGGGCGTCGAGCACTACCGTTCCCTGGTCGCGCAGCAGCGCGAAGTCTCGAAGCGACTGATCGAGGAGGAACAGTACCGCAAGATCGTGGTCGACGAATTGCAGCACCGGCTGAAGAACAAGTCCTCGACAATTCACGCCGTGCTGCACCAGGCGCTGCAGGACCGGCCCGAGGTCTGGCAGCGCATCGACCATCGCATCCGCGCGCTCTCGGCAACCGACGATCTGATCGCGCGGGTCGACGGCTATGGTTGCGATATCAAGGATTTGCTGCGCTCGGAGCTCGGGCCTTACGGCCATGTGCGGTTCAATCTGAACGGCGAGCAGCTGTTCCTGCCCGCCAAGCTCGCGGTCTCGCTGGCGCTGATCTTCCACGAGCTCGCAACCAACGCAGGAAAGTATGGCGCCTTCTCCTCGCCGCGCGGGTTTCTGCAGGTATCGTGGTCAGTCGACGATGGACGTCTCAACGTGATCTGGGACGAGACCGAGGGACCGGTGGTCGAGGCGATCGGCGAAGCAGGCTTCGGCACCAAGCTGCTGAAGTCGGCGCTGCGGCCGTTCGACGGCAAGACCGAGATCAGTTACCTGAAGACCGGTGTTCACTGCACGATGCAGTGCAAGCTGCCCAACTGTTGA
- a CDS encoding transglutaminase family protein, with the protein MAMLGEISHTTTYRYATPVTFGTHRAMFLPRRGASARLLSWSVETSVPSTIRWVTDSRTNAITVMDFSEPSSELKIAFQVRGVYFGVKGIEAFPLESRADEVPVQYTPDEWTDLAGYLRPHAEDPDGSVAAWTKNFVAGDQDQTIDVLQRMLSSIRSFSYCARDTEGTQSPSDTLHKRSGTCRDFAWLMIETLRRLGFAARFVSGYLYDAALDGGAVGMTGSGATHAWLQVFLPGAGWLDYDPTNSISAGFDLIPVAIARHPGQAIPLAGSWIGDAKDYLGMSIDVAVRKIGEFRDPSEG; encoded by the coding sequence ATGGCGATGCTTGGCGAAATAAGCCATACCACCACCTACCGATACGCTACGCCTGTCACCTTCGGTACCCATCGAGCTATGTTCCTGCCGCGACGCGGCGCCTCCGCGCGGTTGCTGAGCTGGTCGGTAGAGACCAGCGTGCCCTCAACGATCCGCTGGGTTACCGACTCCCGGACCAACGCCATAACGGTGATGGATTTCAGCGAGCCGTCCAGCGAACTCAAAATTGCGTTCCAGGTTCGGGGAGTCTACTTCGGCGTAAAGGGAATAGAGGCGTTTCCTCTCGAGTCTCGGGCCGATGAGGTGCCCGTACAATACACCCCGGATGAGTGGACCGACCTCGCTGGCTATCTGCGTCCTCATGCCGAGGATCCCGACGGCAGCGTGGCGGCATGGACCAAGAATTTCGTTGCGGGTGATCAGGATCAAACCATCGATGTTTTGCAGCGCATGCTCAGCTCGATTCGCTCCTTCAGCTATTGCGCGAGGGATACTGAGGGGACGCAATCGCCTTCCGATACTCTCCACAAAAGATCTGGCACCTGCCGGGACTTTGCCTGGCTGATGATCGAGACCTTGCGCCGGCTCGGGTTCGCGGCGCGCTTCGTCAGCGGCTACCTCTATGATGCAGCCTTGGATGGTGGCGCCGTTGGCATGACCGGCTCCGGCGCAACGCATGCCTGGCTGCAAGTGTTTCTTCCCGGCGCCGGTTGGCTGGATTACGATCCGACCAACAGCATCAGTGCCGGATTTGATCTGATCCCGGTGGCGATCGCTCGCCATCCAGGTCAGGCGATCCCGCTGGCTGGTTCGTGGATTGGCGATGCGAAAGACTATCTGGGGATGTCGATCGACGTCGCAGTCCGCAAGATCGGCGAGTTCCGCGATCCCTCCGAGGGGTAG
- a CDS encoding carboxymuconolactone decarboxylase family protein, whose protein sequence is MLALSTQAAPAEEATRFPPLKAEDLSPAQKAWVDMISAPPRNAKFTAPPYRAYLRNPDLAPKLSNLSEYLRWNTSLPARLSEMAILITARHWTAQYEWSAHYPLAMKGGLDPKIADAIARGMRPEAMKDDEAALYDLGIALYRDKKVSDAVYKAALEKFSERDILDIIGIMGYYDMVSMTLITMQAGSANDSVSPLPVLEK, encoded by the coding sequence GTGCTGGCATTGAGCACGCAGGCCGCGCCAGCTGAGGAGGCCACCCGCTTCCCGCCGCTCAAGGCCGAGGATCTGTCGCCGGCGCAGAAGGCCTGGGTCGACATGATCAGCGCGCCGCCGCGCAACGCCAAATTCACCGCGCCGCCCTACCGCGCCTATCTCCGCAATCCCGATCTGGCGCCGAAACTGTCGAACTTGTCGGAGTATCTGCGCTGGAACACCTCGCTGCCGGCGCGGCTCAGCGAAATGGCGATCCTGATCACGGCGCGGCACTGGACCGCGCAATATGAATGGTCCGCGCATTATCCGCTGGCGATGAAGGGTGGGCTCGATCCGAAGATCGCGGATGCGATCGCCCGTGGCATGCGGCCCGAAGCCATGAAGGACGACGAGGCCGCGCTTTACGATCTCGGCATCGCGCTCTATCGCGACAAGAAGGTCAGTGATGCCGTCTACAAGGCCGCACTGGAGAAGTTCAGCGAACGCGACATCCTGGATATCATCGGCATCATGGGCTACTACGACATGGTCTCGATGACGCTGATCACGATGCAGGCCGGCTCCGCCAACGACAGCGTGTCGCCGCTGCCGGTGCTGGAGAAGTAG
- a CDS encoding FIST signal transduction protein has translation MQEEKVMQHAQYQWIQSRGWTPELPAAEAGLQRLIFAFGAKQLLKERALTGELRDHFPGAMLIGGSTSGEIAGDEVTDDSLVATVIGFDHTNFRAAHATIGEGQTSFEVGKELARQLNDDTLRHVFVMSDGLKVNGSELAKGIASGVASTVSVTGGLSGDGANFAETLVVDESGATPQCAAAIGFYGDHLKIGYGSMGGWESFGPIREITRAEGNVLYELDGRNALDLYKTYLGPHAEKLPASALLFPIAVTEANSKVSVVRTILSIDEQNKSMTFAGDIPQGGTAQLMKTNVDDLVEGARAAAETSMKGLGGQKPDLALLVSCVGRKLVMDQRTEEETEAVREVLGDDATIAGFYSYGELAPFSQGEACRLHNQTMTITVFSEH, from the coding sequence TTGCAGGAGGAAAAGGTCATGCAACATGCCCAATACCAGTGGATTCAAAGCCGCGGCTGGACTCCGGAATTGCCGGCTGCCGAGGCAGGTTTGCAGAGACTCATATTTGCATTCGGTGCAAAGCAGTTGCTGAAGGAGAGAGCGCTGACGGGCGAGCTTCGGGATCATTTTCCCGGGGCGATGCTGATCGGGGGCTCGACCTCAGGCGAGATTGCCGGGGATGAAGTCACGGACGACTCGTTGGTGGCGACCGTTATAGGGTTCGATCACACGAACTTCCGGGCAGCCCACGCGACGATTGGCGAGGGACAGACTAGTTTCGAGGTTGGAAAGGAGCTTGCCCGGCAGCTGAACGACGACACGCTGCGCCACGTGTTCGTCATGTCGGACGGCTTGAAGGTCAACGGATCGGAACTCGCGAAGGGCATCGCCAGCGGCGTCGCCTCGACCGTGTCGGTGACCGGCGGGCTGTCCGGAGACGGCGCTAACTTCGCCGAAACCCTGGTGGTCGACGAAAGCGGCGCCACCCCGCAATGCGCGGCCGCCATCGGCTTCTACGGCGACCATCTCAAGATTGGGTATGGTTCGATGGGAGGCTGGGAGTCGTTCGGGCCGATCCGCGAGATCACGCGAGCCGAAGGGAACGTGCTCTACGAGCTCGACGGACGGAACGCGCTCGATCTCTACAAGACGTATCTGGGGCCGCATGCCGAGAAGCTGCCGGCATCCGCACTTCTGTTTCCCATCGCAGTCACCGAGGCCAACTCCAAGGTGAGCGTGGTGCGCACCATCCTGTCGATCGACGAGCAGAACAAGTCCATGACCTTCGCCGGCGACATCCCCCAGGGCGGAACTGCTCAGCTTATGAAGACCAATGTTGACGATCTCGTTGAGGGCGCCAGGGCCGCGGCCGAGACGAGCATGAAGGGACTTGGAGGGCAGAAGCCGGATCTGGCGCTGCTGGTCAGCTGCGTCGGGCGAAAGCTCGTGATGGATCAACGCACCGAGGAAGAGACCGAAGCCGTGCGGGAGGTGCTCGGCGACGATGCCACCATCGCGGGGTTCTACTCCTATGGCGAGCTCGCGCCGTTTAGCCAGGGCGAAGCCTGCCGGCTGCATAACCAGACGATGACGATAACCGTTTTTTCGGAGCACTAG
- a CDS encoding putative bifunctional diguanylate cyclase/phosphodiesterase: MHSFTRNDFQAGAAATGQDDISNNELRILRDLLQLLPAGVTVQDEQGQFILVNEAAATQLQLAASASQASPVDERHAANLDLLRSGRPVVLEEVLSCGPTKYVFLTSHRPVQIAGRNLLISTSTDISEQKAFEDQLFRSAYYDELTGLPTRRVIEHRVNGLIRDTSQSSFALAFLDVDNFKHINDYYGHAIGDALLVELSKRLGHALRATDILSRISGDEFLLLLNPISGDDEVAEFIQVMQERLKAPFFIEESEIFASTSIGVSLYPMHGRSYEALRQNADIAMYRVKNNGKGATAFFDNSMEREALARMKIEQSLRLAILEKRFCCAFQPKVDIRSLEVQGIEALVRLRDDEGVIQAPGTFINLAVELGLIDELTFLVLAEIVKSIDLINDTFGPTATISINVAAKQASNVEFMRRFARAIEETGFPKRFMIEVTEDAFVTRSHFQDQILPILRGIGVGISIDDFGIGYSSLSALADITADEIKIDRSFITDIHQRPRSQGILRAIESLSDALGMTVIAEGIESYEELTYLQAATKIRYAQGYYFAKPIFLEDLKPATPVASETRASMSARPSQENRQSYSRASGFRR; encoded by the coding sequence ATGCACAGTTTCACCAGGAACGATTTTCAGGCGGGCGCGGCAGCGACCGGCCAGGACGACATTTCCAACAATGAATTGCGCATCCTGCGCGACCTTCTCCAGCTGCTGCCGGCGGGCGTGACCGTGCAGGACGAGCAGGGCCAGTTCATCCTGGTGAACGAAGCCGCCGCAACCCAGTTGCAGCTCGCCGCCAGCGCGAGCCAGGCGTCGCCGGTTGATGAACGCCACGCCGCCAATCTGGACCTGCTGCGCAGCGGCCGCCCGGTGGTACTCGAGGAAGTCCTCTCCTGTGGCCCCACCAAATACGTGTTCCTCACCTCGCACCGGCCGGTCCAGATCGCCGGACGCAATCTCTTGATTTCGACCTCGACCGACATCAGCGAGCAGAAGGCCTTCGAGGACCAGCTGTTCCGCTCGGCCTATTACGATGAACTCACCGGCCTGCCGACCCGCCGGGTGATCGAGCATCGCGTCAACGGCCTGATCCGCGACACCTCGCAGAGCTCCTTCGCGCTCGCCTTCCTCGATGTCGACAACTTCAAGCACATCAACGATTACTACGGCCACGCGATCGGCGATGCGCTGCTGGTCGAACTGTCCAAGCGGCTCGGCCACGCGCTGCGCGCCACCGATATCCTGTCGCGCATCTCCGGCGACGAATTCCTGCTGCTGCTGAACCCGATCAGCGGCGATGACGAGGTTGCCGAATTCATCCAAGTGATGCAGGAGCGGCTGAAGGCGCCGTTCTTCATCGAGGAATCCGAGATCTTCGCCTCGACCTCGATCGGCGTCAGCCTCTATCCGATGCATGGCAGGAGCTACGAGGCGCTGCGCCAGAACGCCGACATCGCGATGTACCGGGTCAAGAACAACGGCAAGGGCGCGACCGCGTTCTTCGACAACAGCATGGAGCGCGAGGCGCTGGCGCGGATGAAGATCGAGCAGTCGCTGCGACTGGCGATCCTGGAGAAGCGCTTCTGCTGCGCATTCCAGCCCAAGGTCGATATCCGCAGCCTGGAGGTCCAGGGCATCGAGGCGCTGGTGCGGCTGCGCGACGACGAGGGCGTGATCCAGGCGCCGGGCACCTTCATCAATCTCGCCGTCGAACTCGGACTGATCGACGAGCTGACGTTCCTGGTGCTGGCGGAGATCGTCAAGTCGATCGACCTGATCAACGACACGTTCGGCCCCACCGCGACGATCAGCATCAACGTCGCCGCCAAGCAGGCCTCCAACGTCGAATTCATGCGCCGCTTCGCCCGCGCGATCGAGGAGACCGGCTTCCCGAAACGCTTCATGATCGAGGTGACCGAGGACGCGTTCGTGACCCGGTCGCATTTCCAGGACCAGATCCTGCCGATCCTGCGCGGCATCGGCGTCGGCATCTCGATCGACGATTTCGGCATCGGCTATTCGTCGCTGTCGGCGCTCGCGGACATCACCGCCGACGAGATCAAGATCGACCGCTCCTTCATCACCGACATCCATCAACGGCCGCGCAGCCAGGGCATCCTGCGCGCGATCGAATCGCTGAGCGACGCGCTCGGCATGACCGTGATCGCCGAGGGCATCGAGTCCTACGAGGAGCTCACCTATCTGCAGGCGGCGACCAAGATCCGCTATGCCCAGGGCTATTACTTCGCCAAGCCGATCTTCCTCGAGGACCTCAAGCCGGCGACGCCCGTCGCCAGCGAGACGCGCGCCAGCATGTCAGCACGCCCGTCGCAGGAGAACCGCCAGTCCTATTCGCGCGCCAGCGGTTTTCGGCGGTAG
- a CDS encoding adenylate/guanylate cyclase domain-containing protein: MNAKLESRLRYLAAIIVAGAVASIGINLVQGRHTIGPLMAGFAYALVTCVAIGGVELFILRGPMMERLNRLSFIGLLAVRSAIYAGIIIVIQLLQVGERVAGFPLQTSIADFGVSIAYSAAVSVILNLGFSIANLIGPRVFMNFVSGRYHSPVEENRFVLFVDIAGSTGLAERLGGIGIHRFLDRTFRLLTESVVDYRGEVLNYVGDEVIVTWPERLGAVECRPLRCFVAMRNALRKAAPQFEREFGAAPQIRGSLHFGPVIVGEIGDVKPAIVFNGDVMNTAARLEELSRKVDGGFLASRTAMARFAAAPPFPVHDLGRLPIRGRVDGIDVVGIGAAA; the protein is encoded by the coding sequence ATGAACGCGAAGCTTGAAAGTCGGCTGCGCTATCTCGCAGCGATCATTGTCGCGGGCGCGGTGGCAAGCATCGGAATCAATCTCGTGCAAGGCCGTCACACAATTGGGCCGCTGATGGCGGGCTTCGCTTATGCCCTCGTCACCTGCGTGGCGATCGGAGGGGTCGAACTGTTCATCCTTCGGGGCCCGATGATGGAGCGACTCAATCGCCTGTCCTTCATTGGACTTCTTGCTGTACGCAGCGCGATCTACGCCGGGATTATTATCGTCATTCAATTGCTCCAGGTCGGTGAGCGGGTTGCCGGGTTTCCGCTGCAAACCTCGATCGCGGATTTTGGAGTCAGCATCGCCTATTCCGCCGCAGTCTCGGTGATCCTGAACCTCGGCTTCAGCATCGCCAATCTGATCGGCCCGCGCGTCTTCATGAACTTCGTCTCCGGCCGCTACCACTCTCCGGTCGAGGAGAACCGCTTTGTGCTGTTCGTCGATATCGCGGGATCGACCGGGCTCGCCGAGCGGCTCGGCGGCATCGGCATTCATCGTTTTCTCGATCGCACCTTCCGCCTGCTCACGGAGTCCGTCGTCGATTATCGCGGCGAGGTGCTGAACTATGTCGGCGACGAGGTCATCGTGACCTGGCCGGAACGCCTTGGCGCGGTGGAATGCCGGCCGTTGCGGTGTTTCGTGGCGATGCGCAATGCACTGCGAAAGGCAGCACCGCAGTTCGAACGCGAGTTCGGCGCGGCGCCGCAAATCCGCGGCAGCTTGCATTTCGGACCCGTGATCGTCGGCGAGATCGGCGACGTCAAGCCTGCCATCGTGTTCAACGGCGACGTCATGAACACCGCGGCGCGGCTGGAGGAGTTGAGCCGCAAGGTCGATGGCGGCTTTCTCGCCTCGCGCACGGCGATGGCGCGCTTCGCCGCCGCGCCGCCGTTCCCCGTGCACGATCTCGGCCGGCTCCCGATCCGCGGCCGCGTCGACGGCATCGACGTCGTCGGGATCGGCGCGGCGGCGTAA
- a CDS encoding GCG_CRPN prefix-to-repeats domain-containing protein — translation MRACLLVVLTAGAFLGLTAANAAEGCGDGCHRTSRGACVVDGWGTGARVRNECPATSRPTPPCGGRGFIWRRDYQACSQTTRDWL, via the coding sequence ATGAGGGCATGTTTGCTCGTGGTTCTGACGGCCGGTGCGTTCCTTGGCCTGACGGCGGCCAATGCTGCGGAGGGCTGTGGCGACGGTTGCCACAGGACCTCACGGGGCGCTTGCGTGGTTGACGGCTGGGGCACCGGCGCGCGGGTCAGGAACGAATGCCCCGCCACCTCGCGCCCAACTCCGCCGTGCGGTGGCCGTGGATTCATCTGGCGGCGCGACTACCAGGCGTGCAGCCAGACGACGCGGGATTGGCTCTAG
- a CDS encoding GlsB/YeaQ/YmgE family stress response membrane protein gives MSVIWTIIIGFIVGVIAKFIMPGDKSEPKGFILTAVLGIVGAFVATYLGQAVGWYGPGESTGFIGAVVGSIILLLLYGLVTGRQGRA, from the coding sequence ATGAGCGTTATCTGGACGATTATTATTGGTTTTATTGTCGGAGTAATCGCCAAGTTCATCATGCCTGGCGACAAGTCGGAGCCCAAGGGCTTCATCCTCACGGCCGTTCTGGGAATTGTCGGCGCGTTCGTAGCGACCTACCTTGGCCAGGCTGTTGGATGGTACGGGCCCGGGGAGAGCACAGGCTTCATCGGTGCCGTTGTCGGCTCGATCATTCTGCTGCTTCTTTACGGCCTCGTGACGGGTCGCCAAGGGCGCGCTTGA
- a CDS encoding alpha/beta hydrolase — translation MHHRAWLAALTLLVATVHAPIASATQAQTERDQKPVKEIASGRVAVGSATFPLYLSADWSNPLPDVTRAVLVLHGVLRNADDYFRAALSAQAAAGDAGKSTLMIAPQFLIEPDVEAFKLPAETLRWSLYGWQGGEPAIAPSAASSFEALDAILVKLGDRRLFPNLKDVVVFGHSGGGQVVQRYAIAVKGDQVLLREGIGVRYVVANPSSYAYFTRERPLPAIAASCHGYNKWKFGMDDRPPYLAEPSPTALEQAYVARRVIYLLGTLDTNPDHPALDKSCMAEAEGPYRYARGHSYFAAMQARDGGTPNHRLWDVPGVGHEGGKMLNSPCGLTAVFDIPGCEAAH, via the coding sequence ATGCATCATCGGGCCTGGCTTGCAGCATTGACGCTGCTCGTCGCGACCGTTCACGCGCCGATCGCGTCGGCCACGCAGGCGCAGACCGAGCGCGACCAGAAGCCGGTCAAGGAAATCGCCAGCGGACGCGTTGCCGTCGGCAGCGCGACGTTTCCGCTCTACCTCTCGGCCGACTGGTCCAATCCGCTGCCGGATGTCACTCGCGCGGTCCTCGTGCTGCACGGGGTGCTGCGCAATGCCGACGATTATTTCCGCGCGGCGCTGAGCGCGCAGGCCGCTGCCGGCGATGCCGGCAAGTCGACGCTGATGATCGCGCCGCAATTCCTGATCGAGCCTGACGTCGAGGCGTTCAAGCTGCCGGCGGAGACGCTGCGCTGGAGCCTCTATGGCTGGCAGGGCGGCGAGCCTGCGATTGCGCCGAGTGCTGCGAGCTCGTTCGAGGCGCTCGACGCCATCCTGGTCAAGCTTGGCGACCGCAGACTGTTTCCGAACCTGAAGGACGTCGTCGTGTTCGGCCATTCCGGCGGTGGCCAGGTGGTGCAGCGCTATGCGATCGCGGTGAAGGGCGATCAGGTGCTGCTGCGCGAAGGCATCGGCGTGCGCTACGTGGTCGCCAATCCGTCCTCTTATGCTTATTTCACCAGAGAGCGGCCGCTTCCCGCGATCGCGGCGAGCTGTCATGGCTACAACAAATGGAAGTTCGGCATGGACGACCGCCCGCCCTATCTCGCCGAGCCTTCGCCGACGGCGCTGGAGCAGGCCTATGTCGCGCGCCGCGTCATCTATCTCCTGGGAACGCTCGACACCAATCCCGATCATCCCGCGCTCGACAAGTCCTGCATGGCGGAAGCCGAGGGACCGTATCGCTACGCGCGCGGGCATTCCTATTTCGCCGCGATGCAGGCGCGCGACGGCGGTACCCCGAACCACCGGCTTTGGGACGTGCCCGGCGTCGGCCATGAGGGCGGCAAGATGCTCAACTCGCCCTGCGGCCTGACCGCGGTGTTCGACATCCCCGGCTGTGAGGCGGCGCACTGA
- a CDS encoding SDR family NAD(P)-dependent oxidoreductase: MGRLDSKVAVITGATSGIGLRTAEVFVAEGAKIVIAGRRAPEGEALARQLGGTCVFRQTDVTVEEQMQALIALAVEKFGRIDCLFNNAGGPAQTGGIEGLDVERFDAAMATLVRSVMLGMKHAAPIMRKQGSGSIINNGSIAGRLAGFSSSMVYGAAKAAVIHFTKCVAMELGESGVRVNSISPGAIATGIIGKALGLSTEAAEQTAAVMREVYKAAQPIPRAGLTDDIAHAAVFLASDESSFINGHDLVVDGAITGGRNWSQQQAGYVTLRKAFDQGAG, from the coding sequence ATGGGACGGCTGGACAGCAAGGTCGCGGTGATTACCGGGGCGACCAGCGGCATCGGGTTGCGCACGGCGGAAGTCTTTGTCGCGGAAGGCGCGAAGATCGTGATCGCCGGCCGGCGCGCGCCGGAAGGCGAGGCGCTGGCGCGACAGCTCGGCGGGACTTGCGTGTTTCGTCAGACCGACGTCACGGTCGAGGAACAGATGCAGGCGCTGATCGCGTTGGCGGTGGAGAAATTCGGCCGGATCGACTGCCTGTTCAACAATGCCGGCGGCCCGGCGCAGACCGGGGGCATCGAGGGCCTCGACGTCGAGCGGTTCGACGCCGCGATGGCCACCCTGGTGCGCAGCGTCATGCTCGGCATGAAGCATGCCGCACCGATCATGCGCAAACAGGGCTCCGGCAGCATCATCAACAATGGCAGCATCGCCGGACGGCTCGCCGGCTTCTCCTCGTCGATGGTCTACGGTGCGGCGAAGGCCGCGGTTATTCATTTCACCAAATGCGTGGCGATGGAGCTCGGCGAGTCCGGTGTCCGCGTCAACTCGATCTCGCCCGGCGCGATCGCCACCGGCATTATCGGCAAGGCGCTCGGACTGTCGACCGAAGCCGCCGAGCAGACCGCGGCGGTGATGCGTGAGGTCTACAAGGCGGCGCAGCCGATCCCGCGCGCGGGCCTGACCGACGACATCGCGCATGCCGCGGTGTTTCTGGCGAGCGACGAATCGAGCTTCATCAACGGCCACGACCTCGTCGTCGACGGCGCCATCACCGGCGGCCGCAACTGGAGCCAGCAGCAGGCAGGCTACGTCACGCTGCGCAAGGCGTTCGATCAGGGAGCGGGGTGA
- a CDS encoding YccF domain-containing protein has protein sequence MQPVSILLNILWILIGGAWMAFGWLVAAVIMAITIIGLPWARAAFNIAVYTLLPFGSRAVRRDEVTGTSDIGTGPLGVIGNLIWFILAGWWLAIGHVITAILLAVTIIGIPFAWAHLKLAGIALWPIGKVIVPA, from the coding sequence ATGCAGCCTGTGTCTATCCTCCTGAACATTCTCTGGATTCTGATCGGTGGCGCATGGATGGCGTTCGGCTGGCTGGTCGCCGCCGTGATCATGGCCATCACCATCATCGGGCTGCCCTGGGCGCGCGCCGCCTTCAACATCGCGGTCTACACGCTGCTGCCGTTCGGCTCGCGTGCGGTCCGCCGCGACGAGGTCACCGGCACGTCCGATATCGGAACCGGACCGCTCGGCGTGATCGGCAATCTGATCTGGTTCATCCTGGCCGGCTGGTGGCTCGCGATCGGCCACGTCATCACCGCGATCCTGCTCGCGGTGACCATCATCGGCATCCCGTTCGCCTGGGCGCATCTCAAGCTTGCGGGCATCGCGCTGTGGCCGATCGGCAAGGTGATCGTGCCGGCGTGA